From one Flavobacteriales bacterium genomic stretch:
- a CDS encoding bifunctional 3-deoxy-7-phosphoheptulonate synthase/chorismate mutase type II, whose protein sequence is MDPKGFEPLSISAWGLGLKRPLVIAGPCSAESPAQVLDAARALKADGRAQVLRSGVWKPRTRPGSFEGAGDAALGWLQDAKHETGLLLATEVATPAHVEAALKAGIDILWIGARTTPNPFSVQAIADALQGVDVPVMVKNPINPDLHLWVGALERLSRAGLRRLAAVHRGFSWFERTPYRNSPMWEFPIRLKAAHPGLEVLCDPSHIAGSTDRIGLVAQQALDLGFSGLMIEVHPDPAIARSDADQQLTPAAFGLTLDALIYRQAVPTDAMRDGLEELRDLIDQLDEEIAQKLGTRMDIAERIGDHKRLHHVAILQPERWERIMKRQLRMARHLGLSEAFVREFMDAIHRESIRRQTFEGAEGLSVGYKESQSKGA, encoded by the coding sequence CCAGCACAGGTGCTGGATGCGGCGCGGGCCCTGAAGGCAGATGGCCGCGCCCAGGTGCTGCGCTCCGGTGTTTGGAAGCCGAGAACTAGGCCGGGCAGCTTCGAGGGCGCCGGTGATGCGGCGCTGGGCTGGCTGCAGGACGCCAAGCACGAGACCGGATTGCTGCTGGCTACTGAGGTGGCCACACCGGCACATGTGGAGGCTGCGCTGAAGGCGGGCATCGACATCCTTTGGATCGGCGCGCGCACCACGCCCAACCCCTTCAGCGTGCAAGCCATCGCCGATGCGCTGCAAGGGGTTGATGTCCCGGTGATGGTGAAGAATCCCATCAACCCCGATCTGCACCTGTGGGTAGGCGCCTTGGAGCGATTGAGCCGTGCGGGACTGCGGCGGTTGGCAGCGGTTCACCGGGGATTCAGTTGGTTCGAGCGCACGCCGTACCGCAACAGCCCCATGTGGGAGTTCCCGATCCGGCTGAAGGCGGCGCATCCAGGGCTTGAGGTCTTGTGTGACCCAAGTCACATAGCCGGCAGCACGGATAGGATCGGGTTGGTGGCCCAACAGGCCCTCGACCTGGGTTTCTCCGGCCTGATGATCGAGGTGCATCCCGATCCCGCTATCGCCCGCAGCGATGCCGATCAACAGCTCACGCCGGCCGCCTTCGGCCTCACGCTCGATGCCCTGATCTACCGGCAAGCGGTGCCCACGGATGCCATGCGCGATGGCCTCGAGGAGCTTCGAGACCTGATCGACCAATTGGACGAGGAGATCGCCCAGAAGCTCGGGACGCGCATGGATATCGCCGAGCGCATCGGTGACCATAAGCGGCTGCACCACGTTGCGATCCTGCAGCCCGAGCGCTGGGAGCGGATCATGAAACGGCAGCTCCGCATGGCTCGGCACCTGGGGCTGAGCGAGGCCTTTGTGCGCGAGTTCATGGATGCCATCCACCGCGAGAGCATCCGCCGCCAGACCTTTGAGGGTGCCGAAGGGCTATCCGTAGGATATAAAGAGAGCCAGTCGAAGGGCGCCTGA